The DNA window acaggtagcctagtggttagagagggagtgacaggtagcctagtggttagagagggagtgacaggtagcctagtggttagagagggagtggcaggtagcctagtggttagagagggagtggcaggtagcctattggttagagagggagtggcaggtagcctattggttagagagggagtggcaggtagcctattggttagagagggagtggcaggtagcctattggttagagagggagtggcaggtagcctattggttagagagggagtggcaggtagcctagtggttagagagggagtggcaggtagcctagtggttagagagggagtggcaggtagcctagtggttagagagggagtggcaggtagcctagtggttagagagggagtggcaggtagcctagtggttagagagggagtggcaggtagcctagtggttagagctttgggccagtaaccgaaaggtttctagatcgaatccacgagctgacaaggtataaaattggtcgttctgcccctgaaaaaggagtatacccactgttactaggccgtcattgtaaataagaatttgttcttaaccgacttgcctagttaaaaaggtcaaataaaaatagtCCGATAAACATATAATTTAGTTTATTCTGACTGTTCTTTGGAATTTTCTAAACGGATGAACAATTCCAAATTGAACTCTGCATGGTGATGAATTACAGCCACAACATCGACTTCGTGAGTCGGCCTCGTTTTAATGATTCTGATGAAAATACGCTCTGTGGACCCTATGTTTAGGGAGGTTATGGCCTAGGCTAACCAATTCTAAAAAGGCACTAGCAGTTCTCAAAGTAGAGGAAAACAGACGTGACACAATTATTCCAAAACAGCAGCTCATTGTTGTCCATTTTGAATTTGTGATAAAACTGTCATCATTTGGCAAGGAATGTAGCTTGTGTATCCCCACCGTCCCACTGTTATTATAGGCATTTATTTCTGTAGGCCTAACAGGAGATGTGTGTGGAAACTCAGCATGTGTGTGGAAACtcagcatgtgtgtgtatagggagCGGTCTGAATGCAATTGAGGGAGTGAGACACTGAGGGGAATGGGAATTTAGGGAGAAGAACTGTGTGATGCTTGCCttggttttttttttttgtgcccCACAAATGCACATGTACACATGGACACAAAGCAAATTAAGACAAAATAGCATTTGTTTTTCTGGGACAGGCCAAAGCACATTCCACCAAATAGTTTTACAatatttgaagaaaaaaaaaaatctctagTTAAAGATCTGGTTTTGACGTCCATTTGAGTGCCAATCCCTACAACACACAGGAGAATTCTACAACCAAACAGAAGGAGTAGGATGATAATAAGGTTCACCTCTACTAGGTCTGACAGGGCCGTATCTAACATGGTCAGGTCTGTGAGGAAGGTGCCCAGGTAAGGTATCGTCCCCTGCATGGCAccctgggaggagagacagagcaaTGGTTCAAAATCATACCGATACATCAGCAGGCACAGCCAAGCGTATCTCACTTTGACTCCCCTCCTGAAACGGAAACAAACTGGGCCTCAAACTGCCAGTGGCGCCATCGCTCACCATTTCCTTCTGCAGCTGGAGTCGTTTGCGAGTGCGTTTCTGGTGCTCCTTAGCACAGCCTTCCAGATTGGCAAATTTAGAGGTGCCCTCCTGTAGGGGAAAAAAATAGATTGATTGTAGTAGTGATTCGACATTCACACAATCACTACGCCAAAAACCAAACCCTCTCATATGATGGTATTAACAGAGCAGAGTCTCACCCTCATCAGCAACTCTCGGCTAGTCAGGTAGTTGTTGTGATCTGAGAAGATGTCTGATAGCTCTTCAAACGTAGACATGCTGTCTCTGGGAGAATTACATAGAGAAAGGTTAGAACTAATTGGGAATGCATAGGAATTCTATCACATGAGGTGTGACTACGGCtgctggttattgtcatgcaaaagagCTCCGGTCTCCAGGCCTCCATGCATACAAGCCGATAATGCAGACCTTTGAAACATCTACGTTTTAAAAAGTAGAATAAATAAATGttatatacaccatcacaataaatccatttattttacgcaggtctaaagaaacattatgatatgaaTAGTTGATTTTTTTTCAGAggaacagaatatgagttggtCTACTGTATGTAATCTGGCTATGCACCATGATATAGGCTggaggcttgttcatttagcagatacGATATGCTTATAAGTCCCGTGACATCATTTTATAGGCTATTATATGATTTTGTAGTAAGAATAAGAAcagaaaggatatttttcccaCTCCGGCGTGAGTGCGcgtatgaagtgactatgttgagCGTAAAAGTGATGATTTGAAACAGGTCGCATATGCTAGATTTAGAgatatttggcaactttagttgttaatgatacaatccTCAGAATGTCTTAAAAATCTAAACTTACTGGGCTGCATGAGGTGACTATaggctattgatgatttgagaaagaAGCAAAAACAGTTTGCGCTCTGTTTGTCTCAGGCTGCTGGACATGcagttttcaaatcaaattttaaatttgtcacatgtgccaaatacaataacaccttaccgtgaaatgtttactcacaagcccttaaccaacaatgcagttcaagaaatagagttaagaaaatattgattaaacaaagtttaaaaaaaatattttttttgaaaAGGAACAAGAAAATGACAACAaaaacgaggctatatacagggggtaccggttcaatgtgcgggggtacaggttagtcaaggtcatttataaagtcactatgcatagataataaacaattaCTCTCAATTACTCAAATCTTATTACATCTTAGTTTAGATTTAGAATGGCCTATTATCAAATgagcaggaacaggaacagggacagggacagggacaggaacagggacaggaacagggacagggacaaaAATACATGTCATCCATATGCCCTGAAATAATGAATGGAGTCCGTTTTCCCACTGGTTTGTTTTTCAGGCTCCTCCAGTTATTCCACTCCATgcatcaaccactgtttgaggagcatgcagcCTCTTGCCGCGCGACAGGTGATAATTCTGCCCaaactctccaaccctgttcctcaATTTACCCAGTGCTTCATTTGGAAAACATAGTGAAATCGGTTTAGAAACATCAATAGTCAAATGTTTTCAcaacaaaacatatttcattGAACTGTTGACAGCACCTCTCTCTTCGCACAGGAgaaaagaaggaaggagaggagatggaaactCCCgatggtgagatattctgtagctaaaggtaatgtgtcagcCTATTCATTATGAATGTATAGAATATGCCCTATTACTAGGCAATGAATCAACAGCATCACCTATGCCTATATGCCAGCATTACACCGCCCTGCATCCCactgcctctgaagctaagcagggttggttctGATCAGTCActttttcctctggtctaaaaaaattcTATATAATATCCCAGGGCAGTGAATGGGGACATTACCCTGTGTAGGGTGTGGGTTTCCAggtgggatgttaaatgggtggcCTGACTCGGTGGTCACTAAAGATTCCATGACACTTATTGTaaaagtaggggtgttaaccccagtgtcctggctatattccatggccacctaatcatccccagctttgAATTGGTTCATTAATCCCCTGTAACAATTATTTGCTGTAAATTAGACTcaacggtcacatggaattttaatgcggtcatgactcatgactgccagTAATAAAGTCACTGCAACATAatgactaatcattatgtatccAGGTTGTGAAAGAAAGACTCACTTGGGCACCCAGGACCAGGCCCTCTTCAGTCTGTAAAGTGGGTTGGACTGCAGTGCAGACACAATGGCACGGAGAGAGGAGAAGTTCTTAAGCACGCGACACTCCTGAGCGATGTCTATCCAGCGCTTGATGACCCGTGCCCTGAGGAGCGGGCGGATCTGTTGTCGGTGCAGTATGGTGCTGACCACACACGCTGCCACAGCGTTGAACTGGGTGATGGTGGCACGGATGGTGGGAGCACTGTGCTTGTTCTGTTTCTTATCCCTCTGGGACCAGATGGAGCCCAGGCAGTGGTGAGGAATCACCTTCTTGAACAACAACTGGAAACAGACAAACAATGAGACGATTAGTATTAAAACACATAACTTTATTTATCCTGCCTTGTTCCAATCCAACCTGGCAACCCATActcccacacagactctctcccTCAGCCTTTCTCTTACCGCATCCATATAGGTCAGCTGGTCGGCCACCAAGTCTGCATCAAATGACAGGAATCCTTCCTGGACCTCAATCTCTACTCCCTCATCCTCAGCCAAGCAGAAGGAGCTGTTGCCGTGGAAACCACCAGAAAAACCTATCAGGAGTAGGAGTAATGATCAGATTAATGATGGAAGGCcaaacagagagaaaggtatttagagagagaaaggaaggaaaggaagagatGCACAAAGATAAAAAGACTAAAGCATTGAGAGAGGAtagcagaggtgggaccaagtcattgttctacaagtcacaagtaagtcaAGTCTTAGAActcaagtcaagacaggcagggccgagtcaagtctcaagtcaagaccaacaagtatcaagtcaagtctcaagtcctaaacaagtcataatgtgctcttcataatgtaataccatttcatatttttaacaatAGTAGTAGTTAGGATATTACATTTATGCCAATCATGaatgctttaaaaaatatattatttattactttccaaatacattttatatttccATTGAAATACAAGGGTAGCCATAagaaagaccccccccccccaatagtGATCGACTATCGAGGATCGCTATGAGGAGCATTCAGGcgatgtaggcttgtacacaatcgTCCAACCTTAACACACAAACtgtgtgtggttacagtaggctaacatATGTCAATGGCTTTAGGAACAGCAGTAAtcagttgtagctcaatcttgggtgcaatgatcacgttcccgcactgactgactgtggggaggctcattgatttaatgTTACATTAGCCAACATGCAAACACTGGCATGGTTATGAATGATATAGCCgtcggctatattagccacaacttaccgttctttgtgcagcttcaaatgtcaaACAGAGTTGGAAGTTGTTGCGCCTCCGTCTGCCCTTTTCTTCccgcatgttttgcaagttgcaatccgttttttgttgatacagctTCGTCTTTATATCAGAAAATAATCACTTTgtgtatcatctttccaagggctccgTCTGAATTCACTCGCCaacgttcctctgcactgccacaTGCAACCTTTTCTCAactggcacaatttgattggctgctgtccgattcaaactgtaatccgttaaatgTAGAGTTGATGTGCTGCACACTTTTTTAATAGCATGATTTTTAATATTTGAGTTTagggagggtatcaagtcagatcgagtcaaaaggctcaagtccaagttaagtcacgagtcattggtgttaaagtcaaagtcgagttgcaagtcatcatatttgtgactcgagtctgactcaagtccaagtcatgtgactcgagtccacacctctggagGATAGAGTACTAATTAACTAGATATCTTACTGTTCACCCACCCTCTGAGTCTACATCCAGACTGGCCTCAGCCTTCAGCTGCTCCAGTAGACTCTGGGCTTTACGCATGGGCTCCGATCCAGGCAGGGCCCTCTGTAGGTAGGCCATCACCCTGTGGAGGCAGGGGTAGGATGGAGGCTCCTGGAAGTCCTCTGGACACTGGTCCAGCCAGACTCGCAGGATGGAGACCAGGGCACTGAGGGGGATGATGGGGGCAGAGTGTCAGGGAGGGTTGCTGGGAGCAAGCTGCTGCTGCTGACAGAGAGCATGGCAGACTGGGGAGCTacaaaataacaataactgtGCTTGAATCCATATGGAAAGACAGACAAGACTAAGTAAAAAGCAAGCAGGAGACGTTGAGAAATCTTACGTTCGAACAGCCCCTTTGGTTTCAGAGGTTCTACATTGCTCAGTCTGTTCTTCACTATCCTCTGGAATTCCATACCTGagagaaagacaaaacaaaaaagAATTCAGCAACACTATCTACCATCAGTCTAAAAGCAGTGAGACCAGTAAGTCTCCTCAGCCTCTTCATATAGAGCAGTAGTGTTCTTCAACCTTGGTTCTGGAGAGCCACAGTCTATACACACTTTGTCCCAGCTCAACACTTACACATACGTGACTTCATCAAAATCATGTTGATTATTGAACCAGTTGTTATAGCACTATGACTGGGACAAAAGCCTGCACTCACTAGGTCCCACCAGGATCAGCTGTTGTCAGCTCCTGCTATACACTCTAGCCACCATGGGCCCCCAGCCCAGAACCAGACGTACTTGTCTAGCAGCAACTGCAGCACGGTGTGCATGCTGGCGAAGGCGCGGTATGTGGACAGGAAGATGTTGGTGTAGGTGAGGTCATTGTCCCCAAATGCAGTCAGCAGGGTCTCCACCAGACGCTCCAGCGTTCCCGCCCGGATACTCCGGATCTTACAGGTTTCCAACTGGTTCACAGTGTGGCCGGGAGGCAGCCGGTCCCCATCCGCCTGCGATGCGACAAGATGGAAAGAACCAGGGATATTAGAACGATGAGAattggggagagggagatggagggacagatggagaggcGTTGAGACAAAGGGCACTTTATATTGAATTCCAAAGATGTGTCCGAGTATGGTGTCTGATGGGAAGAATGAGGGGAgtgaagagagtgaaagagaaaagGAAGGGAGAACTTGGTGCTGCTTGCATGCTACAACAGGAAACTCACCAATCTGTGCCCCTCCTCCACCCCGTCCACTGGCTCAAAGAGggaatttttaatttttaaattttatttcacctttatttaaccaggtaggctagttgagaacaggttctcatttgcaactgcgacctggccaagataaagcatagcagtgtgaacagacaacagagttacacatggagtaaacaattaacaagtcaataacacagtagaaaaaaaggggagtctatatacattgtgtgcaaaaggcatgaggtaggcgaataattacaattttgcagattaacactggagtgataaatgatcagatggtcatgtacaggtagagatattggtgtgcaaaagagcagaaaggtaaataaataaaaacagtatggggatgaggtaagtaaaaatgggtgggctatttaccgatagactatgtacagctgcagcgatcggttagctgctcagatagcagatgtttgaagttggtgagggagataagtctccaacttcagcgatttttgcaatt is part of the Oncorhynchus keta strain PuntledgeMale-10-30-2019 chromosome 26, Oket_V2, whole genome shotgun sequence genome and encodes:
- the LOC118359201 gene encoding ral guanine nucleotide dissociation stimulator-like 1 isoform X1; this encodes MREALTMRFAWKDKMLIMALPQSSVQGRGEEVEEGAIYNVTLKRCQIQQAANKGARWLGADGDRLPPGHTVNQLETCKIRSIRAGTLERLVETLLTAFGDNDLTYTNIFLSTYRAFASMHTVLQLLLDKYGIPEDSEEQTEQCRTSETKGAVRTALVSILRVWLDQCPEDFQEPPSYPCLHRVMAYLQRALPGSEPMRKAQSLLEQLKAEASLDVDSEGFSGGFHGNSSFCLAEDEGVEIEVQEGFLSFDADLVADQLTYMDALLFKKVIPHHCLGSIWSQRDKKQNKHSAPTIRATITQFNAVAACVVSTILHRQQIRPLLRARVIKRWIDIAQECRVLKNFSSLRAIVSALQSNPLYRLKRAWSWVPKDSMSTFEELSDIFSDHNNYLTSRELLMREGTSKFANLEGCAKEHQKRTRKRLQLQKEMGAMQGTIPYLGTFLTDLTMLDTALSDLVEGGLINFEKRRREFEVIAQIKLLQSACNSYCLSADDGFLRWFKNQPQHSEEESHAMSCDIEGVGDSSPTLPKLRKSMVKRLSLLFQGADSAGCSPVRETPRSPPTGSSGESVDSVSVSSSDSSPSDSEGLGMTPIHTSDAQQNKVSESCYCISLHSMDTTLASASVPVTPVSPFLPGPPCMHHRLDSLTPMSPSSPLPPAYNTQAQDACIIRVSLQQGNGNLYKSIMLTSQDKTPAVISRAVAKHNLESEPGEGYELVQVISDERELVIPDTANVFYAMNTSANFDFLLRVRGTAGRSVQLRSHYASTFPRAQQRSSLSLRLSKVTL
- the LOC118359201 gene encoding ral guanine nucleotide dissociation stimulator-like 1 isoform X2 — its product is MREALTMRFAWKDKMSSVQGRGEEVEEGAIYNVTLKRCQIQQAANKGARWLGADGDRLPPGHTVNQLETCKIRSIRAGTLERLVETLLTAFGDNDLTYTNIFLSTYRAFASMHTVLQLLLDKYGIPEDSEEQTEQCRTSETKGAVRTALVSILRVWLDQCPEDFQEPPSYPCLHRVMAYLQRALPGSEPMRKAQSLLEQLKAEASLDVDSEGFSGGFHGNSSFCLAEDEGVEIEVQEGFLSFDADLVADQLTYMDALLFKKVIPHHCLGSIWSQRDKKQNKHSAPTIRATITQFNAVAACVVSTILHRQQIRPLLRARVIKRWIDIAQECRVLKNFSSLRAIVSALQSNPLYRLKRAWSWVPKDSMSTFEELSDIFSDHNNYLTSRELLMREGTSKFANLEGCAKEHQKRTRKRLQLQKEMGAMQGTIPYLGTFLTDLTMLDTALSDLVEGGLINFEKRRREFEVIAQIKLLQSACNSYCLSADDGFLRWFKNQPQHSEEESHAMSCDIEGVGDSSPTLPKLRKSMVKRLSLLFQGADSAGCSPVRETPRSPPTGSSGESVDSVSVSSSDSSPSDSEGLGMTPIHTSDAQQNKVSESCYCISLHSMDTTLASASVPVTPVSPFLPGPPCMHHRLDSLTPMSPSSPLPPAYNTQAQDACIIRVSLQQGNGNLYKSIMLTSQDKTPAVISRAVAKHNLESEPGEGYELVQVISDERELVIPDTANVFYAMNTSANFDFLLRVRGTAGRSVQLRSHYASTFPRAQQRSSLSLRLSKVTL